The following DNA comes from Mesoplasma sp. JKS002658.
AAACCAAGAAAAACGCCAGGAGTTAACCCAACTAAAAGATTCAACTGCAGTTTGACGGGTTGAAGAAGGGAAGTTAAGTGAACGAATTCAAGGTTATACTGAGCGTTTGTTAGACAAGTACAACTTAACTCCTGAAGCAATTTTAGCTCCAGATTATGTGGTAGTTTCAATTGAAGATGAAGATGCTGTTCGTAGTCAAATTAAGCAATTAACTGCTGATTTGACTGGATTAGGAAACGTTAATTTAGATTCGATCCAAGAATATGAACAAGAGAAAGAACGTTTTGAAACTTTTGATCGAGAACGAAAAGACGTGCAAAGCTCTGTTAATAACTTGAATAAAATTATTCAAGACATGGATGAAAGCATGGTCAAACAATTCAAAGCAGTCGTTGATGAAGTTAATGCAGCCTTGCCCCAATCGTTTGCAAAATTATTTGGTGGAGGCAGTGCTGCTTTAGTTTATACTGATCCAGACGACTTATTAAATACAGGAATTGATATTAAAGTTAATCCTCCAGGCAAAAAGATTACCAACATTAACTTGCTTTCTGGTGGGGAAAAATCTTTGGTTGCCTTAAGTGTTTTGTTTTCAATCTTAAAGGTTCGTCCACTTCCCTTAGTAATTTTAGATGAAGCTGAAGCTCCTTTAGATCCAGCTAATGTCGAGCGTTTTGCTAAGTATATTAAGAATTTTACTGATGATACTCAGTTTATTGTGGTGACCCATCGAGAAGGAACAATGGAAAATTGTGATGTCTTGTATGGTGTGACTATGGAACAAAAGGGAATCACTAAAATTGTTAAAATCAAGTTAAACCAAGCAAAAGTTCTGGTTGATGCAGAAGCTGGTTTAGAGCGTCCTGAAGTTTAGTCTGCTTTTCTTTTTATTGGAATTCTATATAATTAACAAAGATAATCATTGGTTTATTGCCTAGAATAAAGGAAGTAAATGAGTAGAAAAGCTGGCATTCTTTTAAGTGCGGTGTTTGCAATCTTAGTTATACTTTGAATCTGAACACTTGTAGTTCCAAAAGATAGCATTAGCATCGGAGGATCAACTTCAGTTGACCCGTTAATGCAACGTTTAACAAATGAATACAAAAAAACAAGTAAAGAAAGTTTTATTTATGCCTCTTCTGGATCACAGGGAGGGATTAAAAACATTGAATCAAATGCTTATAAAATGGGGTTTATTTCTAAAGAAATTGCTGCTGATGACACATCAATTTCTTTAGTGGAAAACGGAAAAACTAATGGCTTAACCTCTGATCTTAGTGATGAAAACCAAATTGCTAGTTATTTACAAAATACTCGTGGTTTTGGTGATCAAAAACATAAACTTCAAATTGCTCTTGATGCAATTATCATTGTTTATCATGCACCAACTATCTTTAATGAGCAGTTTAAAGAACGTTTTACAATTACAATTGAAAACCAAGTGGTCGATGTTGCTTCTGAAGAGTTAATCAAATTAATTTATGATAAAAATCCTACTTGGGATAAAATTGCTACATCTTTAAGTCGAGCCCAACCACTTGATGGAGATCAGGAGGTTATTGCCAAGTTAGCAAGCGATCGTGAAAACCAATTAAAAGCTTTTTCTCGTGAGCCAGGTTCAGGAACAAGAAACTCTTTTGAACACCAAATGAAACTAGATTCAGATTTAAGTTCAACGACTAATTCTAGTGTTTTGAACTCGAATGGAATGATGTTTCAAGAAATGGCGCGTGCTTCATCTTTTGGTTATCTTTCTTTAAACTATTTAGATGCTGTTAAGGAAAAAAGCGATTTGAACTTATTGACAATCAAGGCTAATGGAACTACTTATGATCCATCCCAACTAGAAGATTTTACTGATTATCCTTTAACTCGTCCTTATATCGGGTTATTTAAGGCTAATTTAGATAGTAAACTTTTAAACAAAATTGCTGCTTTCATTGCTTGGATGGTATTAGCACAAAAAGATGTTGATAGCATTCCTGCTTTACAGTATAAAAAAGAGGGTTTGACCCCAAGATTTGGTTTGGATGGAGTGGAGTATGAAGTCAATGCTTAAGATAAGAAAGAAAGAAAGAAAAGAACCTTCAATGACTAAAAAAACTCGAAAAGAAGAGAAAAAGTTTAGTAATCATCATTTTTTTCATAAGTCTCAAGCTCCAGATGATTTTAAAATCAACGCTTCAAGACCAAAAAGTTCGCTTGGTGATGTCTCGGTCAAAACCTTTATTTATTTATTCACTTTAATTGTGGCTGCTTTGTTATTGATCATCTTGATATTTGTAGCAATTAAGTCTGGAAAAATCTTTAAACAAGAAGGGTTTTTCAAGTTTATTTTTGTTGACCGTTGACAACCAGGACCTAATAATACTTGAAGTGCTCATGATCGTGCTGGTTCTTATTATGGGATTGGAGGAATTATTGCCTCTACTTTGCTAATGATGGTGTTTGCGTTGTTGTTCGTGGTTCCATTAACGCTTTTTTCTGCGCTTTTCATAAGTGAATATATGAGTAGAAGAGTGCAAAACTTTTGCATGGGAGTAATTAAGTTAATGGCTGGGATTCCTTCAGTTGTTTTTGGACTCTTTGCTATTAATCAGGTAGGACCAATGTTTATTAAGATGGGCGCAATTACAAATGGTAACTTGATGACTGCTTCATTCACTTTGGCATTTATGGCTTTGCCAACGATGGTCAGCCTAACTTATAACGCCTTACAAACTGTTCCTGATGCTTATCGTTATGCATCTTTGGGTTTAGGAATTTCTAAAGAAGAAACAACTTTTAGTATTGTACGAAGAAGCGTAACTCCAAAAATTATTTCTGCAGTGATTATGGGGATGGCTCGAGTAATTGGTGAAACGATGGCTGTGATTTTAATTGCAGGAAACTCAGCAGCAGGACTGGATAGTAGTAATGGATTTAAAGGATTTATCTTTTCTTCAATCAAAACTTTAGCAGGAACAATTGGGTTAGAAATCTTAGAAAATTCAGGTTCTTATCACGAGTCTGCTTTATTTGCGATTGGATTAATTCTTTTTATTCTTGTGATTATTATTAATTTAACGATTTTATTAATTTCTAATGCTGATTATTTAAAGAAACGATTTCAAAGACTTCATAAAGTAAGAATTGATCCTAATCGTTCAGAAGCTATCAAAACTACGACTGGTCATGATAACAAACAGTATAGTGATTATGAACTGAAAGTAATTGTAAAAGCAAATGCAGGTAATAAAATTAATAAGTCACTAAAGTCAGCAGTGGCGTTGTTCTTTATGTGAACTTCGGTGTTAATTGTTTTTGCTTTTGCAATTTGAATTCTTGGTGATATTTTGATTGAAGGTTTAATTGGATTGCAACACATTGATGCCTTTATTAGTGTTAAGGGTCAAGCAGGAATCTTTGCTGCTTTGTTTACAACTATTCTTTTAATTCTTTCAACCCTTTTGTTTGCAATTCCTTTGGCTTTGGGAACAGCAATTTATTTAAGCGAATATGCAAATAAAAATTCAATCACCACGAAGTTTATTCGTTTTATGATTAGTTTGTTGGCATCAACTCCTTCAATTGTTTTTGGGATTTTTGGTCTTTCGATCTTTATTGTTATGTTTAAATTACCAATGAGTATTTTCGCCTCTTCTTTAACAATGGCGATTGTAGTGATTCCAATGTTAACTTCTAACTTTGAAGATGCTTTAACTCAGGTACCAGATAATATTAAAGAGGCTGGATCAGCTTTAGGTTTAAGTCGCAGTAAAGTACTTTTTAAAATCACCATTCCTAATGCAATTAAGGGAATTGTGACTGGAATTATTTTGGCAATGGCAAAGATTATTGGAGAAACTGCTCCAGTTTATCTAACCTTAGGAACAGCACTAAGAATGCCAAGTGAAGGTTTCTTAGCAAGCGGAGCTACTTTAACTACTGAAATTTATATGTTAGCTTCTGAAGGAGGCGGAGGAGAAGCTACTTCAATTGCCTTCCTGTTCTCGTTAGTGACAATGGTTTTAGTCTTTAGTTTAAATGTACTTAGCGAAAGAGTGACTTCAAGAGCTAAAAGTTTCAAAGTTTGGTTCTTGCGTTTAAAAGCGATTAACTGAACTGGAATTTTCCATTATCATTACAAGGAGTTCTTCAGAAAAACTTGGCAACAAATCAAGAAAAAATTTAAAGCTTTCTCACGTCGTTTTGGTTGAAAGACTATTAAAACTCAACTAAAAAAAGAGTGAAAAAACCGTTGGATTATTAAAAAGATTACTCAAAAAAAGGAGGTTCATGATTATGAAGATTAAGAAAAATAAACAAAATTCTGCTCCCAAAAAACCTAAAGCTAAGAAAACCAAAGATCATCGACCTCGTACTAAAAAACACCATCAAAGTGTTTTTAAAGTCTTACACCAAAAACACCAGCAACAAAAGAACCAAAAGATTGATGAATTAGAAATGATTGCAGCAAAACTTGCTCATGAAGGTGATCCTGAAAAACCAAGAAATGGTAGTGGAGGGAAAAAAGAAGTTATTGTCAAAGTAAACGAATTTAATTTCTTTTATAATAAAGGTAAGAAGCAAGCGTTGTTTGATATCAATATGGATATCAAAGAAAATACCATCACTACTTTTATCGGGCCTTCTGGTTGTGGTAAATCGACGTTGTTACGTTCAATCAACCGGATGAATGATTTGGTTGAGGGTAGTGTTTCAAGCGGAGAAATCTTGGTTTTTGATCAAAATATTTTTGATTATGGTTATGATGTTACTGAATTAAGGACTGATGTGGGAATGGTTTTTCAAAAGGCCAACCCGTTTCCAATTTCGATTTATGAGAATGTTGCTTATGGACCGCGTTCACAAGGGGTTAAGAAAAAAAATGTCTTAGACCAGTTGGTGCAAGATGCTTTAGAAAAGTCCGCTTTATGAGAAGAGGTTAAAGATAATCTTCACGGACCTGCTTTAGGGTTGTCAGGGGGACAACAGCAACGTTTGTGTATCGCTAGAGCAATTGCAATGCATCCTAAAATTCTTTTGATGGATGAGCCAACCTCAGCTTTAGACCCAATTGCAACTTTAAAGGTGGAAGAGTTGGTTTTAAATCTAAAAAAAGATTATACCATTATTATGGTGACGCACTCGATGGCCCAAGCTACTCGGATTAGTAACTACACTGCCTTCTTTTTAAAAGGAGAGTTAATTGAGTATAGTACTACTAAAAGAATGTTTACCAACCCCAAGGATAAACGTACTGAAGACTATATTTCAGGAAGATTTAATGGATAGGAGGTTATTTAAAAATGTCAATCAATAAAATTTTAGACCACGATGTTGACGTGATTAAAGACCAGTTAGATGGATTAATTAAAAAAGTTGAAAAACAGTATAACGATACGTATCAGGCTTTAACAAAAAAAGATTATAAGTTAGCCCAAAAAGTGGTTGATAATGATAAGAAAATTAATGAACAACAAAACGAGTTTATTAGCACGGTTTTGTGAAAAATTGCAAAACAAAACATGGTTGCTGGGGATTTACGGTTTGCGATTGGTTCAGTTTTAATCGCACGAGAAATTCGGAAAATTGCAAGTTATGCTAAAGCAGTTAGTTATTTTGTTTTAGACTATGAACCAGATATTAAATACACTGAAATTATTGAGCAAAACTTTGATATTGTTTTACAAATGTTAGATTTAATCAATAACTTAATTGATCGTTCTGATGTTGATTTATCTAAAAAAGTTGAAGGTTTTGAAGAAGAAGTAAACCAAGCGTTTGTTCAAACTAGAAGCAAGATTATTGACCGTATGCGTCATTCAGAAAGTGATCAAGAAGCTTTGTTACTTTATACTTCTTTGCGACAATTAAAAAAACTTGAACGTGCTGCTGATCACATGGTTGGGATTCAAGAAATTTTAAACTTCATTCGAACAGGAAAATTTCAAGAAATCAGTCCTCGAGATGACGAGGGTGATGATGTTCTTGATGAAACTCAAGATTAAGTATTAAAATGGTTAAACTTGAACAGAAGGGATTTATTAAGGATGGGTTTTTGAGATAAATTTAAAAAAAAGCATGATGAAGAGCAAGTGGTCTCACCACCTGATGTTATTAAAACTGGGGGTAAACAAGAAGAAAAACGAATTAAGCTTCTTCAAAAACAAAAAGCCAAACAAAAAAAAGCTAACCAAGCGTTATTGAAGTCTTCTTTGACCTTTTCTAAAGATATTCAGAAGTTATCAAAAAAATACCACCAAGTTGATGACCAGTTCTTTGAGGATTTAGAAGCAATTTTGATTAAAACTGATATGGGAATGAAATTGGTCCTAGGGATTTCTAAAAATTTACAAAAAAAGGTTGATGCCACTACTTCAATGACAACAGTTAAAGATTTGCTTAGTGAGGAGATTTATGAACTTTATCACCAAACTCGCGATAATTATGAAATAGACTTTAAACCTGACCGTTTAAATGTTTTTTTAGTGATTGGAGTTAATGGTACAGGAAAAACTACTTCTGTAGCAAAATTGGCAAATTATTACGCTAGTCAAGGGTTTAAGGTTTTAATTGCTGCTGCTGATACGTTTCGGCCTGGCGCGGTAGAACAATTGCAAGAATGAACTACAACCAGATTAGAAAATGTTGATTTATTTACGATGAAAACTTCTGATCCTTCATCAGTGATTTTTGATGCTTTAAAAAAGGGTCAAGCAGAAAATTATGATTTATTAATTATTGATACAGCAGGAAGACTACAAAATAAAGTTAACTTAATGCAAGAACTAGAAAAAATGAATACTATTGTTCATCGCTTTGATAAAAAAGCACCTCACGAGACTTTATTAGTGATTGATGCTACCACTGGACAAAACGGGGTGATGCAAGCTGAGCAATTTGATGAAGTCACCAACATTAGCGGGATTATTCTTACCAAGATGGATGGAACTTCTAAGGGTGGAATTGCTTTAGCGATTAAAAACCAGTTAAAAATTCCAGTTAAATTAATGGGAATTGGAGAACAAGTTGAAGATTTAATTCTCTTTAATGTTGATGATTATATTTATGGATTAACTAGTGGATTTATGGAAAATGAGGCAGAAAATGAGTAACTTAGTTGCCACCAAACTCTATCACTCCCGTTTGTTTGCAGCCTATGGAAGTTTGTTAACTGAAAAACAACAAACTTATTTTGAATTATATGTCAATGAAGATTATTCGCTAAACGAAATTTCTGTTGATTATGAAATTAGCCGTGCAGCAGTTTCTGATTCGATTAATAAGACGATTAAAGTTTTAGAAAACTTTGAATTAAACTTACAAATAGTTGCTAAAACTGCGACTTTACAAGCAATAATTAGTCAATATGAAAATAGTTTCGACCAAGAGGTTAGTGGTATAATTAAGAAACTTAAGGAGCTAGTTTAGTGAAAGTTTTAATGCTTGGAGATGTTTATGGAAGTGAGGGTCGTTTAATTCTTCAACAAGAATTACCCTCTTTAATTACTGATCAAAAGATTGATTTTGTTGTTGCTAATGGGGAGAATGTCACTCACGGCAAATCAATTACTTTTAAACATTTCCAAGCATTAAAATCGTTTGGAGTTGATGTGATTACTAGTGGCAATCATATCTTTAAAAACAAAGCGGTGCTTGACTACATTGCTTCTACTCCTGACCTTTTAAAACCTTTAAATATGTCTAGTTACACTCCAGGTTCTGGGTATGTAATTGTTAAGAAAAATGACAAAAAGATTTGTGTTTTAAACTTAATGGGAACAAGTTTTATGGATAAGGCAAATAATCCTTACGAAGCTATGGATGCTTTTCTAGCCCAAAAACTTGTTTATGATCTTTTGTTGGTTGATTTTCATGCTGAGGCTAGTGCAGAAAAGGCTGCTTTTGCGTGAAATTATGATGGGCAAGTGACTGCGGTTGTAGGGACTCACACCCATGTTCAAACTGCTGATGAACGGTTATTGCCCAAGGGAAGTGCTTTTATCACTGATCTTGGTATGTGCGGGGCAACTGATTCAATTATTGGTGCTGATCCTAAAAATGTCATCATTAAGGAAAAAACTGGTTTACCTGTTGTTTTTGAACCAGCAACTTCAATCCACCAACAGTTGTGTGGAGTGATTATTGAAATTAATGATCAGACTAATCAAGCTATGGAAATTAAACGGATTTTTTTAAAGAAAACTAAAAATTAGTTTTATCAAAGAGAGGGAAAACGATGTCAAAAAGTAGTGGGATTTCAATTATTATCATTGTAGTAATTATTTTAGCCGCTTTAGTTGCTTTATATTTTTTTGCTTCCCTACTTTTAAAAATTAAAGCCTTTGGTTCATTAAAGTTTCATCCAAATCATAACCAAACTCCAGAATTAATAAAAAAGAAGGCTTTTATTACTAGTGATGGGTATGAGTTACGATGGTATGGAGAGGTTAAACCTGATGATGAAATAATTATTTTGGGAGTTCATGATTTTGCTTTGGGAGCAAAAAGTTTTGAACAGTTAACTAAGAATTTGACTAGTATTGATTTGAAGATTAGTCTAATTAGTTTTGACCAACGTAATTTTGGTCAAAACAAAGTCCAGGATGCTAAGGATCGTAGTAGCATAGCTGTTCTTAGTGATTTAGAACAAATTCTTAATTATTGCAAAACCACTTATCCAGGTAAACAGTTGTATCTTTATGGTAGTGGTTTTGGGGCTAATATTATTGTTACTTTTATGAAAAAACGCGGTTACTTGGTTGATGGGATCGTGCTTGATTCGATGATTAATTTTAAACCAGATAAAAATTCTTCAGCAATTACAATTGCTTTAATTAAGGGAACTTTGTTTGCTTATACAAGAATGGTTAAAATTAATCTTAGCGCAGCAGATTATAATGTGTCTGATAAAGATGTTCAAAGTTTGGCTCAGAACTTAAATAGTTTTAGTGAAATTACTGTACGAGAGTATTTTCAAAATAAAAAACTGGTTAAGACTAGTTTAAAAGCTTCTGGTTTAATTACCAAACCAGTGTTAATGTTGAATGGTTCTGATGATGTTTTTCAACTCTCAAGTAAAACTACAAAGTTTTACGACCAGATTAGTTATTCTCAAAAACATCATCAATGAATTGCTGATAAGAAACACGATTTGCTCCTTAATCCAAACCAAGAGATGTTGCAGAGTTTAATTGAATGGCTAAAAAATAATGAACAAGAAAAAAACGACTAAACCAACCAAACCATCAAATCGAATTAACTTTAACCAAATCATTTTTCCTGATAAAAACTACGGAAAAGCTTTTTTTGTGGTTGGAATTGTTTTTTGTGCCCTGGCTTTTGTTGGTTATATTGATTTATCTATTGCACTTGGTGAAATTAATAATATTAATTGGTTAAAAATTGATTCATTAAACGTTACGATTCATATTAAACAGTTTACCATTATTAGTGCTGTGGTTAGTTTTGTGTGTGGGTGACACAGTTCGCTGTGATTTATTCTTGCTTTTGCTACCAAACCACGATTAAGTTATCACCAAGAGTTTCTCAAGGCGACTGCTTTGTTTACCTTTAATTTCTTGGCTTTCTTTTGTTTAATTCGCTTCTTAAAAAAAATCAATGACCCCAAAGAAACGATTAATAGTATTATCTTGACTGATATTTATTATTACAAGAAACAAAACTGAGTGTGGGTTTATGTGTTAAAGATTAGTAGCGTCATTTCAATGGTGTTTTTCTCTCCCTTCATGATTGTTAGTATCTACTTATTTTTAGAAATTGATTATGCTTTGTTAAAAAATAGTGATATTCGCGATAAGATTGCGCTTGCTTCATTAAGTTTTTTTGCGACATTCTTCTTTATTTCGATTCCTTTTCTGGTTTACACTTTCAAAGACCGTCAGTATTTATCATGAATGCTTGATTATGACGAAGAGTATTTAAACACAGTTGATGCTTTGGATAAGAATATTAAAATTAACAAATTCTTGAACTGAGGGTTGGATCTACTAATTTTATTAACCGTTTTGTGAATTTTTGTAATTGATGTTTTGATGATTAATACTTTTTCTCCTGATAGTATGTTTAGTTATCATTATGCTTGGATTTATCTTTTGTGTTTGTTTTCCTTTATTACAAGTGCTTTTTGTTTGGGAGTGAAAAAATATTTTTTAGAATCAAACCTTGCTTCACCCTTGTGAGTAGGGATTGTTGATTTGCTAACTCTAAACATTTTCTTTTGTCTTTATAGTATGATTTTTACCCTTCGTGCTAATTTTAAAGATAATAATCGGTTCAAAATCATCAATAAAAAGTTAAATTTATTGATGATTAACACCTTAATGATTAACGCAATTCTTCTGTTTGGCTTAGTGATTGCTTTAATTTGTTTAATCCAACTTGATGTTTTAAAAGGATGGAAAATCGGACTTGTTTTTAGTATACTTTCATTGACGTTGCTGTGATTAATCTTAAATCTTGGTAAGGTGCGTGATTATAAGGTTTATCTTTTAAAGTTAAATTCATTTTTCTGAATTGATTGTTGTACTTTAAATGTGGTGGGAATAATTACGAACTTAGTTGCTTGAGGATTTAAAAAGAATTTAGTTAAACAACAACATTGAATTTAAGGGTTATTAACTATTGGTTGGGAAGGTATGTATAGTATGAATCAAAGTCTTTTTACAAGTGAATCGGTGTCTGAAGGACATCCAGATAAAATCTGTGACCAGATCGCCGATAATATTTTAGATTATATTATTGATCAAGATCCAAATGCTAAAGTTGCTATTGAGGTCTTTGCTACAACCAACTTTTTGTTGATTGGTGGTCAAGTTAGTGCCAATTTTGCAGTTCCTGATGGTGTCTATGAGCAAATTGCTCGCAATACTTTAAAAGAAATTGGTTATGTTGATAAGAGTTATGGAATTGATTATCAAACTTGTGAAATTCTGATAAAGGTAGAAGCACAATCAAGTGATATTGCTGTAGGAGTTGATTTGCTTGATGGTGAAATTGGTGCAGGAGATCAAGGAATCATGTTTGGTTATGCTACCAACGAAGCACCAACAATGCTCCCTTTACCGATTTCAATCGCTCATGATTTAGTGCAAACTGCAACCCAATTAAGAAAAAGTGGTGAGTTTAAGCATGCTCGTCCTGATATGAAATCACAAGTAACAATTGATTATCAAGAACCTAATCATCCCAGAATTGCTACTATTTTAATGTCAATCCAACATGACCCTGAAGTTGATATTAAAGAATTTAAAGCTTATATTCACGAAAAAATTATGAAGAAGGTAGCTAGGGATTTTGGTTTAAATACTGATTTCAAGGTTTTAATCAACCCGACGGGACGCTTTGTAATTGGAGGACCTCAAGGTGATACTGGCCTGACTGGTCGGAAGATTATTGTTGATACTTATGGGGGAAGTTCTCGTCACGGGGGAGGTGCTTTTAGTGGTAAAGATGCTACTAAGGTTGACCGTTCTGGAGCATATATGAGTCGGTATGTCGCTAAAAACTTAGTGGCAGCAGGATATGCTGATCGCTTAGAAATCCAGGTTGGTTATGCGATTGGTGAACCAAATCCAGTTTCAATTGCTATTGAAAGTTTTGGTACTCAAAAAGTTAATGACGAAGTAATTCTTGCTGCAATCAACCAATTTTTTGATTTCTCTGTTGGAGGGATGATCGAAACTTTGAAATTAAGAGAACCAATCTTTAAAAAAACCTCAACTTATGGTCATTTTGGTAAGAACGAATTACCTTGAGAACAACTTGATAAGGTTGAAGAATTAAAAGCTTTTTTAAAAACTTATTCAAAATAATTTTTCAATTAGCACTAAATTGGGTAATGGCTCGAGGGTGCTTTTTATTTACCAAAAATCAAGTAGAATTACAATATAGAAGTAAGGTGACAAGGATGATAAAACCGATTGCTAATTTGGTAAATAACGATCGTGATGTTCAAGTGATTGGGAGAATTGAAAGGGTGATTCTTTCTACTGGAAGTAATGGGCAAAATTATATGATCATTAACCTGGTGGACCAATCTGGTCGCATTGAGGCGAGAAAATGATTAGTTCAGGATGGAGATGTTGAAACAATTAAGCCAAATGAGATTATTTTGATTGAAAATGGTGTTGCAAGTGAATATCGGAATCAGTTACAACTAAAAGTGCAAAACTATAAAATTCTTGATCAAGAAGAGTTGAAAAAGTGGAATTTGAGTTATGATGATTTTTTTATCAGTGCACCATTAGATGTTGAACGAGAATACCCAAAGTTAATCGAATTAATTCAAGGATTTAAGAATCAGGATTACAAGGCAGTTACTCTAAAAATTTTAAATGATAATGAAGCAAAATTTAAGAAGTATCCAGCAGCAATGACAATTCATCACAATGTTCAGTCTGGTTTGTTTTGACATAGTTACACGTTAGTGCGTGATTGTTTAGCAATTAAACCAAACTATGCTTATGCGCAAGTTGATTGGGAGTTAGTTGTTTGTGGAGCAATTTTACATGACATTGGCAAGGTTGTTGAAATGGCTGATGTCGGAGCTACTGATTATAGCTTAGAAGGAAAGCTTTTGGGTCATATTTCAATTGGAAATACGTTTGTGGCTGAAGCTGCTAAAAGTTTAGGAGTTTTTTATAAGGATGATGGTGTTATTAACCCTAACATTACTTTATTAGAACACATGATTTTAGCAAGTCATGGTAAAAATGAGTATGGATCACCTGTGGAGCCGTTGTTGATTGAAGCAATTATTCTTTCTACCTTCGATAACTTAGATGCTAAAATCTTTAAAGTAAACGATGAACTTCAAAAAATTGGTTATGGTGAATGAACTCCTCGAATTCCTACCGAAGATATGAAAATGTTTTATAATCACACTTCAGAAAAAGAGAAATAAAAAAACCAAGTACTTACTTGGTTTTTTACTTTACTAATGCTAATCGATTTTCAACAAATCGATAATTTCGGTGTTTGGTTTTAAAGTTGCATGATTAGTTTTGTTGGTAATAACATAACCTTCATTTTTAAGATATTTAGGAATGACATGCTCGTGATAGTGCATTACCACTTGATAAGCTTCTTTTCCTTGATTAGAAGTATAATTAATTCCTTTGATTTCTAATGGTCCTAAAGCAGTTAACATTTTCTTAGCAACAATTTTCTTAGCTAAGGCAATTGCAACTAGGTAGTCATCTTCACATGAAGAATAGTTTTCAAAGTGTTTTTTAGGAATGATCAAGGTATGACCATTACTATTGGGATTAATATCTAAGAAAGCCAAAACCATTTCATTTTCATAAACAATATCACTAGGAACTTCGTGACGAATAATTTTGCAAAACAAACATTCTTGTTCGAGGTTATTTTTAATCAGAGTCTTCATCTTCATCATTGACCTTAATATACCCGATTAGGGCATCATAAATCGGTTGGTATCAAATATCATTAGGATTAATGTAACGTTTATAAATTCCGTTCTTTGCGTTTTCGATCGCTTGAGAATCACTATCTGCAGTTAAGTACAACAGATCATCTAATAAAGCTTGTTTGGCAGTTGTGCTTAAGTTAAGAATATCAAGTGTTTGTTGTTGGGTGAAGTTGGTTTTTCAGTCAGTTTCTAAAACATCAGGATTAGTAGTATCGTTTCCTAAGTGAAGTTTATAAGCAACATTTTGACCATTCAAAGTTGTCTTGGCATTGTTATAAACGCCTTGAATTCCAAGATAATTTTCTTGATTATTATCGCTTCAATTAAAACTAATTGTTTCTCCACTAGAAAGAGTTAGGGTTAAA
Coding sequences within:
- a CDS encoding 3'-5' exoribonuclease YhaM family protein, translated to MIKPIANLVNNDRDVQVIGRIERVILSTGSNGQNYMIINLVDQSGRIEARKWLVQDGDVETIKPNEIILIENGVASEYRNQLQLKVQNYKILDQEELKKWNLSYDDFFISAPLDVEREYPKLIELIQGFKNQDYKAVTLKILNDNEAKFKKYPAAMTIHHNVQSGLFWHSYTLVRDCLAIKPNYAYAQVDWELVVCGAILHDIGKVVEMADVGATDYSLEGKLLGHISIGNTFVAEAAKSLGVFYKDDGVINPNITLLEHMILASHGKNEYGSPVEPLLIEAIILSTFDNLDAKIFKVNDELQKIGYGEWTPRIPTEDMKMFYNHTSEKEK
- the ylxM gene encoding YlxM family DNA-binding protein codes for the protein MSNLVATKLYHSRLFAAYGSLLTEKQQTYFELYVNEDYSLNEISVDYEISRAAVSDSINKTIKVLENFELNLQIVAKTATLQAIISQYENSFDQEVSGIIKKLKELV
- a CDS encoding HIT family protein, producing MKMKTLIKNNLEQECLFCKIIRHEVPSDIVYENEMVLAFLDINPNSNGHTLIIPKKHFENYSSCEDDYLVAIALAKKIVAKKMLTALGPLEIKGINYTSNQGKEAYQVVMHYHEHVIPKYLKNEGYVITNKTNHATLKPNTEIIDLLKID
- the metK gene encoding methionine adenosyltransferase, producing the protein MNQSLFTSESVSEGHPDKICDQIADNILDYIIDQDPNAKVAIEVFATTNFLLIGGQVSANFAVPDGVYEQIARNTLKEIGYVDKSYGIDYQTCEILIKVEAQSSDIAVGVDLLDGEIGAGDQGIMFGYATNEAPTMLPLPISIAHDLVQTATQLRKSGEFKHARPDMKSQVTIDYQEPNHPRIATILMSIQHDPEVDIKEFKAYIHEKIMKKVARDFGLNTDFKVLINPTGRFVIGGPQGDTGLTGRKIIVDTYGGSSRHGGGAFSGKDATKVDRSGAYMSRYVAKNLVAAGYADRLEIQVGYAIGEPNPVSIAIESFGTQKVNDEVILAAINQFFDFSVGGMIETLKLREPIFKKTSTYGHFGKNELPWEQLDKVEELKAFLKTYSK
- a CDS encoding TIGR00282 family metallophosphoesterase, whose amino-acid sequence is MKVLMLGDVYGSEGRLILQQELPSLITDQKIDFVVANGENVTHGKSITFKHFQALKSFGVDVITSGNHIFKNKAVLDYIASTPDLLKPLNMSSYTPGSGYVIVKKNDKKICVLNLMGTSFMDKANNPYEAMDAFLAQKLVYDLLLVDFHAEASAEKAAFAWNYDGQVTAVVGTHTHVQTADERLLPKGSAFITDLGMCGATDSIIGADPKNVIIKEKTGLPVVFEPATSIHQQLCGVIIEINDQTNQAMEIKRIFLKKTKN
- a CDS encoding alpha/beta hydrolase; the protein is MSKSSGISIIIIVVIILAALVALYFFASLLLKIKAFGSLKFHPNHNQTPELIKKKAFITSDGYELRWYGEVKPDDEIIILGVHDFALGAKSFEQLTKNLTSIDLKISLISFDQRNFGQNKVQDAKDRSSIAVLSDLEQILNYCKTTYPGKQLYLYGSGFGANIIVTFMKKRGYLVDGIVLDSMINFKPDKNSSAITIALIKGTLFAYTRMVKINLSAADYNVSDKDVQSLAQNLNSFSEITVREYFQNKKLVKTSLKASGLITKPVLMLNGSDDVFQLSSKTTKFYDQISYSQKHHQWIADKKHDLLLNPNQEMLQSLIEWLKNNEQEKND